One Helianthus annuus cultivar XRQ/B chromosome 12, HanXRQr2.0-SUNRISE, whole genome shotgun sequence genomic region harbors:
- the LOC110894796 gene encoding pentatricopeptide repeat-containing protein At5g04780, mitochondrial: MKPVSSRFTRPIQTLHTYTRNLSSVATPITLHQHETPSLYPPPLSNLHQILQKCAKQRLPKEGMACHTHIIQYRLWNNTLTSNILINMYSKCGFLKYARKVFDEMPERSLVSWNTMIGSYTQNGNEKEALDLFVMMQREGTEFSEFTVSGVLCACAAEFAVFECRQLHAFALKASMLTNIFVGTALLDVYAKCGLLEDAIRVFEYMPERSAVTWSSMVAGYVKNELFEEALLMFRKVQVTGVEFNQFIISSVLAACAAIAAKIEGVQAHAVLFKTGFIVNFFVCSSLVDMYSKCGSINEAYSVFAHAQDKNVVLLNAMISGFSRHGRSMEAMILFEKMQQIGLQPNEVTYVSVLSACGHMGLVKEGKKYFDMMVKEHNLSPNVYHYSCMVDILGRTGLINEAKTLIDKMPFEATASIWGSLLSSCRVYNNVELAEIAAKHLFKLEPDNAGNHVLLSNIYAANRQWDEVIQTRKLIKDTEVKKERGKSWIEIKDKVHAFMVGERNHDRIGEIYSELEDIIEEMRKYGYRCETQHDLHNVEDDKKEELLRHHSEKLALVFGLMCLPSSAPIRIMKNLRICGDCHAFMKLASKITGREIVVRDTNRFHHFKNGFCSCGEFW, translated from the coding sequence ATGAAACCCGTAAGCAGTAGATTCACTCGACCCATTCAAACCTTACATACGTATACAAGAAATCTCTCATCAGTCGCTACACCCATAACCCTACACCAACATGAAACACCTTCTTTATACCCACCTCCTCTATCCAATTTACACCAAATCTTGCAAAAATGCGCCAAACAAAGGCTTCCAAAGGAGGGTATGGCTTGCCATACCCACATAATTCAATACAGATTGTGGAACAACACATTAACCTCAAATATACTCATAAACATGTACTCTAAATGCGGGTTTTTAAAATACGCACGcaaagtgttcgatgaaatgcctgaaAGAAGCTTAGTTTCTTGGAACACCATGATTGGGTCATATACCCAGAATGGAAATGAAAAAGAGGCTCTTGATCTTTTTGTCATGATGCAAAGAGAAGGGACGGAGTTCAGCGAGTTCACGGTTTCAGGCGTTTTGTGCGCGTGTGCTGCCGAGTTTGCAGTGTTTGAGTGTCGGCAGTTGCATGCTTTTGCGCTTAAAGCGTCGATGCTCACGAACATTTTTGTGGGTACTGCTTTGCTTGATGTGTATGCTAAGTGTGGTTTGCTTGAAGATGCGATTCGGGTGTTTGAGTATATGCCGGAAAGGAGTGCGGTGACGTGGAGTTCGATGGTGGCGGGGTACGTGAAAAACGAGCTTTTTGAGGAGGCGTTGTTGATGTTTAGGAAAGTGCAAGTAACTGGAGTTGAGTTTAATCAGTTTATTATTTCGTCGGTTCTTGCTGCTTGTGCTGCTATAGCTGCTAAAATCGAAGGGGTTCAGGCACACGCGGTGTTGTTTAAGACGGGTTTTATCGTAAACTTCTTCGTGTGTTCTTCACTAGTAGACATGTATTCCAAATGTGGAAGCATTAACGAAGCTTATTCGGTGTTCGCACACGCTCAAGATAAAAACGTTGTGTTACTTAACGCGATGATTTCCGGATTTTCGAGACATGGACGGTCCATGGAGGCAATGATATTATTCGAGAAAATGCAGCAAATCGGATTACAACCCAACGAGGTTACATACGTTTCCGTATTGTCCGCATGTGGTCATATGGGATTGGTCAAAGAGGGTAAGAAATACTTTGACATGATGGTGAAAGAACATAATTTGTCACCTAACGTGTACCATTATTCTTGTATGGTCGATATTCTCGGTCGAACGGGTTTGATTAACGAAGCGAAGACGTTGATCGACAAAATGCCATTCGAAGCCACGGCTTCCATTTGGGGATCACTTTTGAGTTCATGCAGAGTTTATAACAATGTCGAATTAGCCGAGATCGCTGCTAAACATCTGTTCAAGCTCGAACCCGATAATGCGGGAAACCACGTCTTGCTTTCGAACATTTACGCAGCAAATCGACAGTGGGACGAAGTTATACAAACGCGAAAGCTGATTAAAGATACGGAAGTAAAGAAAGAAAGGGGCAAAAGTTGGATCGAGATTAAAGATAAAGTTCACGCGTTTATGGTTGGAGAGAGAAACCATGATAGAATCGGTGAGATTTATTCGGAACTGGAGGATATAATCGAAGAAATGAGAAAGTATGGTTATAGATGCGAGACGCAACATGACTTGCACAATGTCGAAGATGATAAAAAAGAGGAACTTTTACGGCATCACAGTGAGAAACTTGCGCTTGTTTTTGGATTAATGTGCTTACCGTCTTCTGCTCCTATAAGAATCATGAAGAACCTCAGAATCTGTGGCGATTGCCATGCGTTTATGAAGCTGGCTTCCAAGATTACCGGAAGGGAGATTGTTGTGAGGGATACGAATCGGTTTCATCATTTTAAAAATGGGTTTTGTTCGTGTGGAGAGTTTTGGTAA
- the LOC110894795 gene encoding uncharacterized protein At2g27730, mitochondrial encodes MAMRSTMTSRASLLLRAMDSSSSRSSYRFFSDQGRVLSEEERAAENVYIKKMEKERLEKQKLKAEKEKAKAEKENAEKKP; translated from the exons atGGCGATGAGATCCACCATGACTTCACGAGCTTCTCTACTTCTTCGTGCAATGGATTCTTCAAGCTCTCGTTCATCCTATCGCTTTTTCAGCGATCAAGGTCGCGTATTAAGCGAGGAAGAACGTGCTGCTGAGAATGTTTACATCAAG AAAATGGAGAAGGAGAGGTTGGAGAAGCAAAAGCTGAAAGCGGAGAAGGAGAAAGCGAAAGCGGAGAAAGAGAATGCTGAAAAG AAACCTTAA